From Glycine soja cultivar W05 chromosome 4, ASM419377v2, whole genome shotgun sequence, the proteins below share one genomic window:
- the LOC114409052 gene encoding probable xyloglucan glycosyltransferase 5 — protein sequence MAPRLYFSNWWTKDTLKGTPVVVKMENPTFSVVEINGADAAFRPVEKSRGKNAKQVTWVLLLRAHRAVGCVTWLATVLWALLGAIKKRLIHGQGVSVESESDKLEKGKLLFRVIRVFLVTSLAVLAFEVVAYLQGWHFGNPTLHIPRTSDLEGLLHLAYVAWLTFRAEYIAPPIQALSKFCVVLFLIQSVDRMLLCLGCFWIKYRKVKPRIEGDPFKSDDVEGSASNYPMVLVQIPMCNEREVYDQSISAVCGIDWPRDRLLIQVLDDSDDESIQWLIKAEVSKWSQKGINIIYRHRLVRTGYKAGNLNSAMSCDYVKDYEFVAIFDADFQPNPDFLKQTVPHFKDNPELGLVQARWSFVNKDENLLTRLQNINLCFHFEVEQQVNGVFLNFFGFNGTAGVWRIKALEESGGWLERTTVEDMDIAVRAHLNGWKFIFLNDVKVPCEVPESYEAYRKQQHRWHSGPMQLFRLSLPAIVRSKVSPWKKANLILLFFLLRKLILPFYSFTLFCIILPLTMFVPEAELPLWVICYVPVFMSLLNILPSPKSFPFIVPYLLFENTMSVTKFNAMVSGLFQLGSSYEWVVTKKAGRSSESDLLAAAEREAKSIEQKIHRGASDSELIESNQLKEHKEAAPAKVKKSNKIYTKELTLAFLLLTASVRSLLSAQGVHFYFLLFQGVTFLLVGLDLIGEQMS from the exons ATGGCTCCAAGGTTGTACTTTTCCAATTGGTGGACCAAGGATACACTGAAGGGAACACCAGTGGTGGTGAAAATGGAGAACCCCACTTTCTCTGTTGTGGAGATCAATGGTGCTGATGCTGCATTCAGGCCAGTGGAGAAAAGCCGCGGCAAGAATGCCAAACAAGTCACGTGGGTGTTGCTTCTCAGGGCTCACCGTGCTGTTGGCTGTGTCACTTGGCTTGCCACTGTTCTTTGGGCGTTGCTCGGAGCCATTAAGAAGAGGTTGATTCATGGACAAGGTGTGTCTGTGGAGAGTGAGAGTGACAAGTTGGAAAAGGGCAAGTTGCTGTTTAGAGTCATTAGAGTGTTCCTTGTGACTTCCTTGGCGGTTTTGGCCTTTGAGGTTGTTGCTTACCTTCAAGGTTGGCATTTTGGAAACCCCACTTTGCACATTCCTCGTACCTCTGATTTGGAGGGCCTGCTCCACTTGGCTTATGTTGCTTGGCTAACGTTTCGTGCCGAGTACATTGCTCCTCCTATACAGGCACTTTCCAAgttttgtgttgttttgtttcttatccAGTCTGTGGATCGCATGCTCCTTTGCTTGGGGTGCTTTTGGATCAAATACAGGAAGGTTAAGCCAAGGATTGAAGGGGATCCGTTCAAGAGTGATGATGTTGAAGGATCTGCAAGCAATTATCCCATGGTTCTGGTTCAAATTCCAATGTGCAATGAGAGGGAG GTGTATGATCAATCCATTTCTGCAGTCTGTGGCATTGATTGGCCAAGGGATCGTTTACTGATTCAAGTACttgatgattctgatgatgagaGCATACAGTGGTTAATTAAAGCAGAGGTCTCTAAATGGAGCCAAAAGGGTATCAATATAATCTATAGGCATCGCTTAGTCAGGACTGGATATAAAGCAGGAAATCTTAACTCTGCAATGAGCTGTGACTATGTGAAAGACTATGAGTTTGTGGCAATTTTCGATGCAGACTTTCAACCAAATCCTGATTTTCTTAAGCAAACTGTGCCACATTTCAAG GACAATCCCGAACTAGGTTTGGTCCAAGCAAGGTGGTCTTTTGTGAACAAGGATGAGAATTTGTTGACTCGTCTCCAAAACATTAACTTATGCTTCCATTTTGAGGTAGAGCAGCAGGTCAATGGGgtatttctcaatttttttggtttcaatGGAACTGCTGGTGTTTGGAGAATCAAGGCCCTGGAAGAGTCCGGGGGATGGTTAGAGAGGACAACTGTAGAAGATATGGACATTGCTGTCCGAGCTCATCTGAATGGTTGGAAATTTATCTTCCTAAATGATGTAAAG GTACCTTGTGAAGTTCCTGAGTCGTATGAAGCTTATAGGAAGCAGCAACACCGCTGGCATTCAGGTCCTATGCAACTTTTTAGGTTGTCTCTTCCAGCAATTGTGAGATCTAAG GTGTCTCCATGGAAGAAAGCAAACTTAATACTGCTATTTTTTCTGTTGAGGAAACTGATCCTTCCCTTTTACTCCTTCACCTTATTTTGCATAATTCTTCCTCTAACCATGTTTGTACCAGAGGCAGAGCTTCCTTTGTGGGTGATCTGCTATGTGCCTGTATTTATGTCACTCCTTAATATTCTTCCTTCTCCAAAATCCTTTCCTTTCATTGTTCCCTACCTCCTTTTCGAAAACACCATGTCCGTCACCAAATTCAATGCAATGGTCTCTGGTCTCTTCCAATTGGGCAGCTCTTATGAATGGGTTGTCACCAAGAAAGCTGGCAGGTCATCAGAGTCTGATTTACTGGCTGCTGCAGAAAGGGAAGCCAAGTCAATAGAACAAAAGATTCATAGAGGAGCTTCTGATAGTGAGCTTATTGAGTCAAACCAATTGAAGGAACACAAAGAAGCAGCTCCTGCAAAAGTTAAGAAATCTAATAAGATATATACAAAAGAGCTGACTTTGGCATTCCTCCTTCTCACCGCTTCTGTCAGGAGTCTGTTATCTGCACAAGGAGTTCACTTCTACTTTCTACTTTTCCAAGGGGTGACCTTCCTCCTTGTGGGGCTTGATTTGATTGGAGAGCAGATGAGCTAG